The window GTTTGTTGTAATTTGTGGACTATTTAGAGTGTGTTTCGTGTTTCCATTGTCattatcgtatcatttggtatcagagcgtgaCTTTATCTTGTTCGTACAAGATCAAATTTTTGGCTAgttcactttaaaaaaaaaaaaagaaaactgaaatctgaaaattccaaaaaaagaacaatctgtccatcttgtgttcttggccaaaaattgtgtttttgttgtgtcttggccgagttttttatttgtctttgttgtctctaagtgttagttttgttcctcactaacacattgagtctatatcttggtttgagcttgtattttgatgttgttattgtgaacataagcttggcccattattgttgaacattgttgtggtaggcattgttgttgagaaacttgatTGGCCGTGTATTTGGTTGTTGTTGAAagtagtgttgttgttgttattcttggtgaatgtttttgttgttcttgaagttcctcacaaccttcatctcttaTTAAAACCGAAgacacaacactaaagagacttggccgtttgttgttgtggattggagttggccgttggaattgttgttgttcctgaagattgttgttattgttcttagtgtggttgttgttgttctttaagttcttcaccttccttcatatattgttagaacataaagtgaatgatagatcctaaaaagtgaaggaaagaggtgtaagtaattgttagtcttgaaagacccccaaccaccaaaagactttacatcacttctcaaccactttcccataAAACAAGGGttcatgttttaaggaaaaatactacaaaagtcaagtcttgaaatttgaaaattgaaaaatggcTCCAAGATttattcttccctccttaaaacaaattccaccaatccaaattaaaatttgttTAGACTtggactttgaaaaaaaatttgtagaaactgcaaccaatacgtggctaccacatcatcaagttactgttcacgcatcaaattttggctcaaatttcagattcttagtttccttttgttttcttagtttcaatttcgttggttccactactaattggcaaactagtactcatcaactagattgttagttagtctttgtgttcggTCATTCGTGTTAAGTGTTTATTGTGTGCTTCTCTCTTTTGTCAATTCGTTgtgtcttgttggttcaagttcgtaaataattttcttttgagtcaactcaaacgaaaatctattcTGGGTAAAGATAAaatcatccctcaatcactcacaaagtacatgccggctttcaacacttatgaaaccaagtgtgaggtaaaaatcgagagtgagagtgtggtaaGATATTTTTGAGGTAACaagttttttttgttgttgttcgttgttctcttttcttttaggtaccatggctgccaccaATCTGGATGTCACGTTTGACCGCATCACCGactatattgaagaaataaaatggcACGTAGAAAGGCTACACCAATTGCTACCTAAAATTATCCCACAAAATCCAACTTCCCTTGTCCAAACACCTTGTGACGAGAGCTTCTCGAAGGAAGAGGTGGGCTACCCCGACCCACACCAAGGTGaagaggagattgaaacatctttggtacgtgatagtgaacttatagagagcgAAGCACTTGCTAGTTCTAAATCTGTCCGTGatatagatcatgctctctttaggtttaatgacttatttgaaaatgatataaacactcctaataaacctagtggtgaaaataatggtatagcttaccttgaaggctatagccgatatgctaacccagtatggtgtgacaacattcctcctaaagatagaaatctcttcttgaaagatgagagtactcttataggcaaggaatgtgtagtctcggaaatgagtactcttggtgtgcatgatgatcaatttactcttaaatgtatttcactacttgagcatgtgaatagtgtgcttaaaaattctcaagttagtgatgatgtctATAGAATTAATCTTGATAATgcacatgactctttgaacatcttgtgtggtaaaagcattgcagttagttttgttcatagagactATGTGTATgcaaatatttttgtgtgtaaatgtgggagtgacattctaggggaaggaagggATAGCCTCGGTTTAGGCCCTCGGCTAAATTTTTCATTTGATCCCGGCACCCTCTTGAAATGTAGAAATCTCTACGCTCCCCACTTAATGCTTGGTCAAGATGACAAGCAATGTTTGGTTGTGGGTGCTAATGAAGGAAGACAAAGTTCTTCCTTATCTCTTTTTGTGGATGATGACCGCTTCCTTTGTGTCTTTTTTACTAAGCTTTttatgttcaacacaaaggactTATGGATATACTCCAAGTTTGTTCCTCCCTCAGAATGGAATGTGATGTGcgtattttgctaaccctaacctcTCATATcttgaggatgtgtgcttgttgtcttctcttgattttatgaggtacggattcgaggtcgaatccttttcaagaaggggaggatgatacaagtatgaccacgaggatggacgtgaATGAGTGCATAATGAatccgtccaaggaagtgcacaattgaagtgtaaaagagggcataaacacaccaaaatcagcccacttcttgcacttgatgggcacctcaccctttgggggtattatggatatttcacactatttttgtaatatctataaatagaaccttttaggaTTTCATTCATCAGactttgatgataatgaatgttgtataacattgaaagacaagtcctctctccttgaggcacaaatctaaaacttgtaactagggtgatactagggtggaatcactagtgttgcattcttgcttagaacgttgggtgctagaggaggttgaggtctctcttgtgctcaccgaagagagtaggtgttcctattatcattgtattaagggtgtaggtgcttgaatacacttaggttcttagttcatgagatagtgtatgtcaCTCTATCTATCCTTTCTATTCTTGCAATTTTGTAATGTTTGTATCTCGTATTGTATccgtttgtgttgttgttattcccattgttaagttcatcttgttcttcatattCTTGTTGTTAATCATAGTTTGGGTTGGCTGATTTGGtgttgaaaacacccctttctaTCTCATTATTGTGTAGTTgtagcgaatccgagagaggtctccaTTTAGTCCACGGGTTGTTGTGATTTATGGACTGTTTAGAGTGTGTTTCGTGTTTCCATTGTCATTCTTGTATCAGCGAGTTAATGGGAACCATTGCTTTCCGCTTGATCCATAAGAacatatatgaaaaatttatactAATGTATTGAACTATTTCGGGACCTACTGACTATAAATTCTAGATTCACTTCTTAAATCTTGGGTAGCATTAAACAAAAGTTAATTGTACGTGATACTTAACAAACAAGAGAACCTGAAATtacaccccaaaacagtccacaaagcacaacaaatcatggaccaaatggggacctctctcagattcactatctagaacaagaaagaagaggatacaaggtgttaatacaccaaaaaaGCCAGCCAACAATAAGTTTAGAaacacaagatgaagctccacaatattacaatagcaacaagaacaaatgggttacattaacaacacaagaagctgaaactaaaacaagatacaagatagatagttagacaagtgttgatgtagtcttaataacccaagagcatattctaCTCTTGGAACTTTAACACTTaacacaacaaacacctaactcttacaattgacacaagagaggcgtccaccatccaagcaccaacgtatcaagaaaaatgcaacacacaaaagAATCCACTcttatgttatgccctagtttcggttgcGGACTCTATCTCTCTAAGAGGGGTGTTCTTTcttcaacattcataaaaactaacaactaaaaccctacaatgttcaatttatattacattacaaaataaaagacaaaagactaaaagaccctttaatgaaaagggctCTAAAAACAGCCCATGGAGTGTGCTTGGGATGGTTTTGGGCCTCTTTCACACTTAGACTTGTGCACTCTTTAGGTGTTCTTCAAAACACTAAAAAAGTGTCCATTATCGTTATcatactcgtatcatcctctctatcttgagaggaatttgaccacaaattcacAGCTTCACCTCGTGCAATTGGCCCTCCAACAGAAACCACCCAAAACAGTCTTCAAAACATCAAGAAAGTGCACAAAAAAGTCCACAAAAAAAACAAAGGGAATCCGAGGATACAATGAGAACAAGTCTCGgctaacatcttcattttgaacctcagcttcttctccatcttgagccttgtcttcaatctcatccgaaacaagtctcctaccatcatacaagcatTGTCGTAGACCCCATATCCTTCATGTTTCTTTCTACCATTCTCTTCTATATGGACATGTCGGGTTTGGTGTAGTGGAGTTTCGGTTCAGAGGCTTGCTTTGGTTAAGTGGGGTTTCGGTTGTGGAGtttggatgggaggaaattggcttccaagtcctcctTTTTGGACTTGATCAACTTACGGGGGAAGTGATCTATCTTGTTCTCGATTTTGAGGGCTATTTGGAGCTTGGATTGTGGCATtatgtggtggtcttggaggattggtcattggaagtaaagtttcGGGAGTAAAAGCACGAGAGTTTCTTCGACTCTCCATTCtatccaacctctcactcatagttaccacatccGAGTCAATTTTTTCAAAACCCACATTTGCCCTAGCAAGGTCTCGGGACAAAGcatcaaggagggccaaaatGGTTTTCATTATGGCcaaaagttacctacaaaacaacaaacaagttagttgtacaagaatggtcctcacactccctctctattattttgtctctcaaatttttcacactttgatctcacaagtgtcgtaaccttgcttgtactccatgaggcattgagaggtggaccaagtattacaaggagtcaaaagaataagacacatAAAGGAACATATACAcgaagaacggtttcaaaactaacttacattctagtactagcttgtaagttagtaatggaatcaacaaacgaaactaaagaacaataaaatgaaactaagaaatctaaaatttgagcttaaaaattatcggtaAACAGTAAAAACGTAATGATGTGGCAACCCTCAATTGGTCATAGTTTTATCAAGTTTTATTGTCCAAggttcaagtcttgaccaatttttgatctggattggtggaattttttaaggaggaaaaaaataagtcttggaactctttttcaactcaagtttcaagacttggacttttgtagtatttttccttaaaacaaggaccTCAAAACATGGAAGTTGGTTGGAAAAGGGTTGTAAAGTCTTTGAGTGGTTGGAAGTGGTGGTAAAAGTCTTTGATGACTAATAAATACTACACCTCCTTCCTTCACCCTCTTAGATCTAACATCcacttttttttcaataaaagatgaagatttgtgaagaacaccaagaacaccaagaacacaaacttttgaatcttgaagtctaaggttcaagttggtctCACACTTCAATCAACACTTTGTCAAGTtccacctttcaataacaactttAACAAAAAGTTATTAAGCCACcaattcacaacaataacacaaggtCAAGCTCAATAACTCAAGAACAACAACACCAACCTTCAACAATAAGGATCAACACATGTccacttcaagttcacaacagcaatgtcaatattataagctcaacctttagatctagacacttttagtgttggtgagaaagaaccaacactagaagcatACTATACAAACAAAAGAACTACAAGATCTAGtcaataaaaacaagaaaatctcggccaagacaacaacacaacataatttttggccaagaacacaaaaatggacagattgctattttctggaatttttcagtttttatcaacttttttttttttgactaatCAAACCCAAGATTGGTTTTGTAGGAACAAAAACCATCcttgctatgataccaaatgatatggaaAAAACAATAgaacacgaaatcacaccccaaaacagtccacaaatcacaacaaatcgtggaccaaatagggacctctctcggattcactatctagaacaagaaagaagaggatacaaggtgttaatacaccaaaacagccagccaacaacaagtttagaaacacaagatgaagctccacaatattacaatagcaacaagaacaaacgggttacattaaGAACACAAGAAACCGAAAccaaaacaagatacaagatagatagttagacaagtgctgatgtagtcttaacaatccaagagcatattccactcttggacctttaacacttcacacaacaaacacctaactcttacaattgacacaagagaggcgtccaccacccaagcaccaacgtatcaagcaaaatgcaacatacaagagaatccacccttatacTAGGCCCTAGTATCGGTTGtggactctctctctctaagaggagtgttctttcttcaacattcataaaaactaccaactaaaaccttacaatgtttaatttatattacattacaaaataaaaggcAAAAGAATAAAAGACCCTTTAAAGAAAAGGGCCCCAAAAACAGCCCATGGAGTGTGCTTGGGACGGTTTTGGGCCTCCTTCACACTTAGACTTGTGCACTCTTTAGGTGGtctttaaaataatcaaaaagtgtccatgatcgtgatcgtactcgtatcagtACGTGAGCTATCAGATTTAATCTGGACTAACCAGATAAAGAGAATGGATTGACTTGAACTAAGGATGGACTGACTCAATTCGTGTTGATAAATCAAGAGCCTCTTCGAGTTTAATAACCACCTGTTCCATGGATGGTGTTTGCTTCTTAAGCCCTATGCTACTCAAAGCTAGCTTAAATACAAGTTCAAATGCCACCATTGAGAATTTTCCCTCCAGTTTTGGATCAGCAATTTTTTTGATGTTCCCACCTTTGGTCAAGTTTTTCGCCTATGATGCAAAAAGACGCGCTAAAGAAAGAACTTGAAAGGAGATGCAAGAGTAAATGAGGAGGAGTTAGtatttttaccattttatttAGAGGCATAGGCTTCTTCAAATCCACGTTGATAACCCTTTGTCCAGATAAAAGTTGTAGCAGCACTATCCCAAAGCTATAGACATCACCATAAGTATTAACATGCCGGTTCTTGTGGTACTCAGGATCAACATAACCAAAGGTTCCTCTCACTTCTGAGCTGGCATATGAGTGGCCAATGCTAATAATTTTGGACAGACCAAAGTCTGAGAGTTTGGCTTCAAAGCTGGCAGATAGAAGAATGTTTGCTGGCTGCAAAATTTCACcaaaaaagagaaagatgacaGAGAATTTTTTAAGGAAATGGATGAACAGATTATGGATGTGAAATAAGATTTTGCCTTGATATCCCGGTGAACAATGGAGCCTTCAGGCAATGAGTGGAGAAAGAGGAGACCACGGGCACAATCAAGTGCAATTTCTAGTCCGCGTCTCCACAAGTGATATTTACTTTTACCTGCTCATCAGGTGTATAGAGATCCATGAAATACTATTATTTAGGTCGACAAAGATCAGAAATGTTCAAAGAGTAAAGAACATACCAAATAGCCATTCGGAAATATTTCCATTGTGGCGTAGCTCATAAACTAGAAAACACTCATTTGGTCCATCATAATGGCCTAGCAGGGATACAAGGTTTGGATGTTTGATATGCCAGAGACTTGTAACTTCTCTAACAAATGTTTCCATCTGTTCATCTTTAATTATGTGCTTAACTGCCACATGTTTTCTATCTGCCAGAATTCCTTTGTATACTTTTCCTATAAAACACGATCATTTCAATACCCAACTTTCAAAAGGAGCGATCCGTAAAGAAATTGGAAAAAGGGAAGTTACACCTCCCTAGATATGATATTCTGAGTTATGAATGTTAATATAAAGAATTGTCAATGAAATTGAGTACCTTTGATACTTAAAACAATTAGGAGACTAAGCCAACAATACATTGTTCGATTTTCTTACCAGCTAGGCCTTGACCTATAAAGTTGGACATGCTAAGATTGTCAGTTGCGGAGTAAATTTCTTTAAGTGATAGTCTACGATAGGTTGATTCCTCCGAGTAAAATTCATCTGATACTGCCAACATGAAGCAAAATTAGAATAAGCTAAAAACATTTGGAACAATGATTGTTGGTGTAGAGGGCTTACTATATCTTCCATTTGATGGTTTAACTTCAACCTTCCTTTTCGATAAGATCCACAACGCAACGATTATTACTAACACCATACCCACTACGCCACCAATTAGAATCCAAAGATCTGCATATATAAACCAATGCTTAACCAAAAGAACACATTTTTGTCCTGAAACGCCGCAGCAATATCagtgatttttatgaaaatgGATTTCAAGATTTACCAGTTTTAAATTTAGTTCGACGTCTAGTTTCATTTCCACACTCATCCGCAAAAGCTGCACAGTAAAATGATCAATCAAGATCATAGTTAAATGTCAAAACTTGGAAGACCAAAACTTGAATATGTTTATAGCACGCAAGGAAGT of the Capsicum annuum cultivar UCD-10X-F1 chromosome 11, UCD10Xv1.1, whole genome shotgun sequence genome contains:
- the LOC107846794 gene encoding probable LRR receptor-like serine/threonine-protein kinase At1g07550; translated protein: MDSGGGGLTKGCNKCLRTWREIAKNDTTELEDDICRFSMLILLTSQRVSDESWVDKIFHCLGDNSLPLAFADECGNETRRRTKFKTDLWILIGGVVGMVLVIIVALWILSKRKVEVKPSNGRYISDEFYSEESTYRRLSLKEIYSATDNLSMSNFIGQGLAGKVYKGILADRKHVAVKHIIKDEQMETFVREVTSLWHIKHPNLVSLLGHYDGPNECFLVYELRHNGNISEWLFGKSKYHLWRRGLEIALDCARGLLFLHSLPEGSIVHRDIKPANILLSASFEAKLSDFGLSKIISIGHSYASSEVRGTFGYVDPEYHKNRHVNTYGDVYSFGIVLLQLLSGQRVINVDLKKPMPLNKMAKNLTKGGNIKKIADPKLEGKFSMVAFELVFKLALSSIGLKKQTPSMEQVVIKLEEALDLSTRIESVHP